A section of the Oryza sativa Japonica Group chromosome 1, ASM3414082v1 genome encodes:
- the LOC4325446 gene encoding bifunctional 3-dehydroquinate dehydratase/shikimate dehydrogenase, chloroplastic: MTLLCVPLVARTVEAMRADAAAAAAAGADLVEIRLDFIGSKFRPREDLPRLLRGCPLPAIVTYRPNWEGGQYEGDDATRFEALRLAMELGVNYVDIELKVADKFISFIYGSKPEKCKLIVSAHNYESTPSCEELADLVARIQAVGADIVKIATTANDIVDVSQMFQVMVHCQVPMIGLVMGEKGLMSRVLSPKFGGYLTFGSLDATKVSAPGQPTVEELIDIYDIRRIGPDTKVLGVIANPVKQSKSPVLHNTCLQSVGYNAVYLPLLADNIARFLSTYSSPDFSGFSCSLPFKVDAVQCCHEHDPVAKSIGAISTIIRRPDGKLLGYNNDYIGAICAIEDGIGGPGSKNAAVTPLAGRLLVVVGAGGAGKAIAYGAKEKGARIVVANRTYEKAVSLAAAVGGHALRLAELETFRPEEGMILANATSLGMYPNVDGTPIPKQALSFYDVVFDAVYAPKVTRLLREAEECGVKVVSGVEMFLRQALGQFERFTNGIEAPESLMREVLAKHT; encoded by the exons atgacgCTCCTGTGCGTGCCGCTGGTGGCCCGCACGGTGGAGGCGATGCGGGccgacgcggccgcggccgctgccgccggcgccgacctcGTCGAGATCCGGCTCGACTTCATCGGCAGCAAGTTCCGCCCGCGGGAGGATCTCCCGCGCCTGCTCCGCGGCTGCCCGCTCCCCGCCATCGTCACCTACAG ACCCAATTGGGAAGGAGGCCAATATGAAGGTGATGATGCTACAAGATTTGAAGCACTCCGTTTAGCAATGGAGCTAGGAGTAAATTATGTCGATATTGAATTGAAG GTTGCTGACAAATTTATCAGCTTTATTTATGGGAGTAAGCCAGAGAAGTGCAAACTTATTGTCTCGGCACATAATTATGAAAGTACTCCATCCTGTGAGGAGCTTGCAGATCTTGTGGCTAGAATACAAGCAGTTGGAGCTGATATAGTGAAAATCGCAACAACAGCTAATGACATTGTTGATGTGTCACAGATGTTCCAAGTGATGGTGCACTGCCAA GTGCCTATGATTGGACTAGTTATGGGCGAAAAAGGTTTAATGTCAAGGGTGTTATCCCCCAAGTTTGGGGGATATCTAACCTTTGGGAGTCTTGATGCTACAAAGGTATCAGCACCTGGGCAGCCAACCGTCGAAGAGCTGATAGACATTTATGATATAAGGCGCATAGGACCTGATACAAAGGTTCTCGGTGTTATAGCCAACCCAGTAAAACAGAGCAAGAGCCCAGTTTTGCACAATACATGTCTTCAATCTGTTGGATACAATGCTGTTTATCTTCCACTTTTGGCAGACAACATTGCTAGATTTCTTAGCACATATTCGTCTCCGGATTTTTCAGGATTCAG TTGTTCTCTTCCTTTTAAAGTTGATGCCGTACAGTGTTGTCATGAACATGATCCAGTTGCTAAG TCAATAGGTGCCATAAGCACTATAATTAGGAGGCCAGATGGCAAACTACTGGGCTACAATAATGACTACATTGGAGCAATTTGTGCCATTGAGGATGGCATAGGAG GTCCAGGATCAAAGAATGCTGCCGTCACACCTTTGGCTGGCAGGCTTCTTGTTGTTGTAGGTGCTGGTGGAGCTGGCAAGGCAATTGCTTACGGGGCAAAGGAGAAGGGTGCAAGAATTGTAGTAGCAAATCGTACCTacg AAAAAGCAGTAAGTCTTGCTGCCGCGGTTGGTGGTCATGCCCTGAGATTAGCCGAGCTTGAAACTTTCAGGCCTGAAGAAGGGATGATCCTTGCTAATGCAACATCGTTGGGAATGTACCCCAATGTGGATGGCACCCCTATTCCAAAG CAAGCACTAAGCTTCTACGATGTTGTGTTCGATGCGGTATATGCTCCGAAAGTCACCCGGCTTCTACGAGAAGCAGAAGAATGTGGGGTTAAAGTTGTCAGCGGTGTGGAGATGTTTCTCAGACAAGCCTTGGGTCAGTTCGAGCGTTTCACAAATGGTATTGAAG CTCCTGAAAGCCTGATGCGTGAGGTATTAGCAAAACACACATAA